A region of Vitis vinifera cultivar Pinot Noir 40024 chromosome 13, ASM3070453v1 DNA encodes the following proteins:
- the LOC100260243 gene encoding annexin D3 isoform X1, with translation MRMASLRLPDSIPSPVQDSERLNQALQGRGVDEKVIVWILGHRNAIQRKQIKDTYQQLYKESIIHRLQSKLFGVFKTAMILWMNEAPERDAILANMALKRKRKKINQLQVLVEIACASSPDHLMAVRQAYFSLYECSLEEDITSNISTSLQKLLVGLVSSYRHDRELVDFNLAKSEATKLHEAIEKKQLDHDDVVWIMTTRNFFQLRATFVCYKQSYEVAIDQAINSSGNGDLGSILRGVILCIVSPEKHFVEVIRASTIGYWTKDEDSLTRAIVTRAEIDMTKIKEEYFKMNNTNLDDVVRRDASGVYKSFLMALIGEKI, from the exons ATGAGAATGGCTTCACTTAGACTGCCTGATTCAATTCCTTCTCCAGTCCAAGATAGTGAGAGACTTAATCAAGCTTTACAAG GGAGAGGAGTGGATGAAAAAGTGATAGTATGGATATTGGGACATAGGAATGCAATCCAAAGGAAGCAGATCAAAGACACTTATCAACAGCTTTATAAAGAGTCCATCATCCATCGTCTTCAATCTAAACTTTTTGGTGTGTTCAAG ACAGCAATGATCTTGTGGATGAATGAAGCCCCCGAAAGGGATGCGATATTGGCAAACATGGCCctgaaaaggaaaaggaagaaaataaatcagTTGCAGGTATTGGTAGAGATAGCATGTGCATCATCCCCGGACCATCTAATGGCAGTGAGGCAGGCCTACTTCTCTTTATACGAATGCTCTCTGGAAGAAGACATCACATCCAACATCTCAACTTCTCTCCAAAAG CTTCTAGTGGGTCTAGTGAGCTCGTACAGGCATGATAGAGAATTGGTGGACTTTAATCTTGCAAAATCTGAGGCAACTAAGCTACATGAAGCCATTGAAAAGAAGCAATTAGATCATGATGATGTTGTGTGGATAATGACAACAAGGAATTTCTTTCAACTTAGAGCAACTTTTGTGTGCTACAAGCAAAGCTACGAAGTTGCTATTGATCAG GCCATTAATAGTAGTGGAAATGGTGATTTGGGCTCTATATTACGAGGAGTAATTTTGTGCATTGTTTCCCCAGAGAAACATTTTGTTGAG GTCATTAGAGCCTCCACTATTGGGTACTGGACTAAAGATGAAGATTCATTGACAAGAGCAATTGTGACTCGGGCTGAAATTGATATGACGAAGATCAAAGAAGAGTACTTCAAAATGAACAACACCAATCTCGATGATGTAGTTAGACGTGATGCATCAGGGGTTTACAAAAGCTTCTTGATGGCCTTAATTGGAGAAAAAATTTGA
- the LOC100260243 gene encoding annexin D3 isoform X2, whose protein sequence is MRMASLRLPDSIPSPVQDSERLNQALQGRGVDEKVIVWILGHRNAIQRKQIKDTYQQLYKESIIHRLQSKLFGVFKTAMILWMNEAPERDAILANMALKRKRKKINQLQVLVEIACASSPDHLMAVRQAYFSLYECSLEEDITSNISTSLQKLLVGLVSSYRHDRELVDFNLAKSEATKLHEAIEKKQLDHDDVVWIMTTRNFFQLRATFVCYKQSYEVAIDQVIRASTIGYWTKDEDSLTRAIVTRAEIDMTKIKEEYFKMNNTNLDDVVRRDASGVYKSFLMALIGEKI, encoded by the exons ATGAGAATGGCTTCACTTAGACTGCCTGATTCAATTCCTTCTCCAGTCCAAGATAGTGAGAGACTTAATCAAGCTTTACAAG GGAGAGGAGTGGATGAAAAAGTGATAGTATGGATATTGGGACATAGGAATGCAATCCAAAGGAAGCAGATCAAAGACACTTATCAACAGCTTTATAAAGAGTCCATCATCCATCGTCTTCAATCTAAACTTTTTGGTGTGTTCAAG ACAGCAATGATCTTGTGGATGAATGAAGCCCCCGAAAGGGATGCGATATTGGCAAACATGGCCctgaaaaggaaaaggaagaaaataaatcagTTGCAGGTATTGGTAGAGATAGCATGTGCATCATCCCCGGACCATCTAATGGCAGTGAGGCAGGCCTACTTCTCTTTATACGAATGCTCTCTGGAAGAAGACATCACATCCAACATCTCAACTTCTCTCCAAAAG CTTCTAGTGGGTCTAGTGAGCTCGTACAGGCATGATAGAGAATTGGTGGACTTTAATCTTGCAAAATCTGAGGCAACTAAGCTACATGAAGCCATTGAAAAGAAGCAATTAGATCATGATGATGTTGTGTGGATAATGACAACAAGGAATTTCTTTCAACTTAGAGCAACTTTTGTGTGCTACAAGCAAAGCTACGAAGTTGCTATTGATCAG GTCATTAGAGCCTCCACTATTGGGTACTGGACTAAAGATGAAGATTCATTGACAAGAGCAATTGTGACTCGGGCTGAAATTGATATGACGAAGATCAAAGAAGAGTACTTCAAAATGAACAACACCAATCTCGATGATGTAGTTAGACGTGATGCATCAGGGGTTTACAAAAGCTTCTTGATGGCCTTAATTGGAGAAAAAATTTGA